In one Silene latifolia isolate original U9 population chromosome 10, ASM4854445v1, whole genome shotgun sequence genomic region, the following are encoded:
- the LOC141608233 gene encoding uncharacterized protein LOC141608233: MGKLVFDRLLRCVMFKDMGTIIHIDEKWFYMTNPECRYYIGSNEALPYRSCKSKRYITKIMFLAAVSKPTYKENGEVLFDGKVGIWPFTYQEPAKRKSKNREAGTIVTKPVESITKAVTKEALINLVIPAIKEKWPASASKNITIQQDNVKPHISGKDKDFMEAANSNGFNIKLTQQPANSPDLNILDLGFFRSIQSIQDENPAKTVEKLVQNVTEAYKAETAETLDNVFLSLQACMVEIMQKRGHNNYPLPHLAKAAQRRQ; the protein is encoded by the coding sequence ATGGGGAAATTAGTCTTTGATAGGCTATTGAGGTGTGTAATGTTCAAGGATATGGGTACTATCATACACATTGATGaaaaatggttttatatgaccAATCCAGAGTGTAGATACTACATTGGCAGCAATGAAGCTCTTCCTTATAGAAGTTGCAAAAGCAAGAGATACATAACAAAAATCATGTTCTTAGCAGCAGTTTCAAAGCCAACATACAAAGAAAATGGAGAAGTTTTGTTTGATGGAAAGGTTGGTATATGGCCATTTACTTACCAAGAACCAGCAAAAAGAAAAAGTAAGAATAGGGAAGCTGGTACAATAGTCACAAAACCAGTTGAATCTATCACAAAGGCAGTCACAAAAGAAGCATTGATCAACTTAGTGATACCAGCCATTAAAGAAAAATGGCCAGCATCTGCATCAAAGAATATAACTATTCAACAGGATAATGTTAAGCCTCATATAAGTGGTAAAGACAAAGATTTCATGGAGGCAGCCAATTCAAATGGATTTAACATCAAGTTAACACAACAACCAGCAAACTCACCTGACTTGAACATTTTAGATCTAGGTTTCTTTAGATCAATTCAGTCTATTCAAGATGAAAACCCAGCAAAGACAGTTGAAAAGTTGGTGCAAAATGTAACTGAAGCATATAAAGCAGAGACAGCTGAAACACTAGACAATGTTTTTCTAAGTTTACAAGCTTGTATGGTGGAAATTATGCAAAAGAGAGGCCACAATAACTACCCACTACCACATCTTGCAAAGGCTGCACAAAGAAGGCAATGA